A part of Demetria terragena DSM 11295 genomic DNA contains:
- a CDS encoding adenylyltransferase/cytidyltransferase family protein — translation MRYDAANKELRVGYAPGVYDLFHIGHLNILQRARERCDYLIAGVVSDGMSLRAKRKVPVIPLAERLEIVKHIRFVDEAIVEDVPSKLDVWREHPFDVIFKGDDWRGTPKGQRLERDFAAVGVEVFYLPYTVQTSSTLLRQTLDQRVS, via the coding sequence GTGAGATATGACGCTGCGAACAAGGAACTGCGCGTGGGGTATGCGCCCGGGGTTTATGACCTGTTCCATATTGGTCATCTGAATATTCTGCAGCGCGCTCGTGAGCGCTGCGACTATCTCATCGCTGGTGTGGTGAGCGACGGGATGTCCCTGCGCGCCAAGCGCAAGGTCCCGGTTATCCCGTTAGCCGAGCGACTCGAGATCGTCAAACACATTCGGTTTGTCGATGAGGCGATTGTCGAAGATGTGCCGAGCAAGCTCGATGTCTGGCGGGAGCACCCGTTCGACGTCATCTTCAAGGGAGATGACTGGCGAGGAACACCCAAGGGACAGCGACTTGAACGTGACTTTGCAGCAGTAGGCGTCGAGGTCTTCTATCTGCCCTACACCGTTCAAACCTCCAGCACGCTGCTACGGCAGACGCTCGATCAGCGGGTCTCGTAA
- the purN gene encoding phosphoribosylglycinamide formyltransferase translates to MPSTPDPVDIVVLVSGSGTLLQALIDATADPAYGVRIAAVGADRGRIEGLARAERAGIPTFVERVRDYPGRSEWDAALAARVRAEAPALVVTAGFMKIVGPDMLTVAPILNTHPALLPSFPGAHGVHDALAYGVKVTGSTIHLVDDGVDSGPILDQRIVEVRDDDTEGSLHERIKVHERAMLVDYVGRMAREGFRIDGRRVRVGDGPPPRS, encoded by the coding sequence GTGCCGTCCACTCCTGATCCCGTCGACATCGTCGTCCTGGTCTCTGGGTCGGGGACCCTGCTGCAGGCGCTGATCGATGCGACAGCCGATCCGGCGTACGGCGTGCGCATCGCGGCCGTCGGTGCTGACCGTGGCCGCATCGAGGGGTTGGCTCGGGCCGAGCGTGCAGGCATCCCGACCTTTGTTGAGCGAGTGCGCGACTATCCCGGCCGCTCGGAGTGGGACGCCGCCCTGGCGGCCCGGGTGCGAGCCGAGGCACCTGCTCTCGTCGTGACCGCCGGATTCATGAAGATCGTCGGACCAGACATGCTGACCGTGGCCCCGATCCTCAACACCCACCCCGCACTGCTGCCGAGCTTCCCCGGGGCGCATGGCGTTCACGATGCGCTGGCCTACGGCGTCAAGGTCACCGGATCCACCATCCACCTGGTCGACGACGGCGTAGACAGTGGCCCGATTCTGGACCAGCGGATCGTCGAGGTGCGCGACGATGACACCGAGGGTTCGCTGCACGAGCGAATCAAGGTGCACGAGCGGGCGATGCTTGTCGACTACGTCGGCCGTATGGCGCGCGAGGGTTTTCGGATTGACGGGCGCCGGGTGCGGGTAGGGGACGGACCCCCGCCTAGGTCATGA